In Lysinibacillus sp. 2017, the DNA window TCCCCATCACGTAACGTTGTATCAAACACCCAAATTTTTCTACTCATTTTACAAAACTCCTTTTCTTATTAATTTTGAATTTTTAGTCAATAAAATTTACAAAAATAAAAACCCCGCCTCATCGAATATTACATTCGATAGAGACGAGGTTGAACTCGCGGTACCACTCTAATTTGAACGGGCATTGCTGCACTCGTTCCACTTTACGACAGAAATTCTGTCTTGCCTGTTAACGAAAGGCATCCGACTTCCCTACTAAAATTTCGGGTCATACGCTCCTGGACGAGTTCAATCGATGTATCCACCAGTTTACACCAACCACTGGCTCTCTTTAGATATACAAGCAATCTACTACTTCCATTCAAAGCTTTAATGTTCTCTTGAATGCAAGTTTATCGAGTTCAAGTACAGAAGTCAATAGTTTTCTGAAAATTTATAATTTAAAAACAATTATCCTAATTCGGTGTGGTTGAACACTTACTGTTAAGGTTAAATACGGTCGCCATTGAAAATTGAATTTTTTACAACGACATAATCAACAGTACGAATTGATGCTAATGTTTTACCACCTGCATAAGAAATCGAAGACTGTAAATCTTGTTCCATTTCAGTTAATGTGTCCATTAATGAACCTTTGTAATCTACGTACATTTTCTTACCTTCAACATTTTTACGTTCGCCTTTTTGGAACTCAGATGCTGAACCGAAGTATTCCTTCATTTTTTTGCCGTCTACATCAACTGTTTTACCAGGTGATTCATCATGACCTGCAAATAATGAGCCAATCATAACCATTGTTGCACCGAAACGTACAGACTTCGCGATATCCCCGTTTGTGCGAATTCCACCATCTGCAATAATCGGTTTAGATGCAGCTTTTGCACACCAACGAAGTGCCGCTAACTGCCAGCCACCTGTACCAAAGCCCGTTTTAATTTTGGTAATACATACTTTACCAGGACCAATGCCGACTTTCGTTGCATCCGCGCCAGCATTTTCTAATTCGCGCACAGCTTCTGGAGTCCCTACATTACCTGCAATGACAAAGCTGTTTGGTAAATGTTTTTTAATATGACCGATCATGTCAATAACTTGATTTGAATGTCCATGAGCAATATCGATTGTAATAAACTCTGGTGTTAGCTGTTCATCCTTTAATTGTTCAATGAATGTATATTCTTCATCTTTTACCCCAACTGAAATCGATGCAATATAACCCTTCGCTTGCATATCACGAATAAATTGCACACGTGTTTCTGGATTAAAGCGGTGCATAATGTAGAAGTAACCGCCTGCTGCTAATTTTTCAGCAACATTTTCATCAATAATTGTTTGCATATTGGCTGGAACAACTGGCAATTTAAATGTATGACCACCTAAAGTAACCGTTGCATCACATTCTGTACGACTTTTTACAATACACTTCGCAGGTACTAATTGAATATCCTCATAATCAAAAACTGTATCCATCATTTTCAAACACTCCTAAACACGAACATTTTTTATTTTTTTATTTAAATCATTCGCCATTAGGTACTTTACAAGAAAATGAAAACGGTGTCAATATAAATTCCCATTTATTTTTAAATTTTATCAAAAAAATATTATTTTATTCTAAAAATTCATAATGAATCGCACAATAATTCTGCAAGATTTACCTTTAATTATTGCGCTATTATTTCGAATAATGTTTTAATAGTATATAGAAAAGTGAAGGAGTCGATGAATTGATGGTAGTTTTAAATTTCACAACAAAAACAAAAGGTTATTTGAGCGTGAATTAATCGAAAGAGTCGCTCAAATACGTTGAACAATTCAAACAACATTGGAGCGAAAAAAATGGATAACTTATTACAATGCATGAAAATTGTCGGGGATGATACGATTCAGCGAACGCAATTAAAGCATCGATTACAGCTGGTTAAAGCGTTTGAAATCGAAAAAGGTATGAAAGTCTTAGAAATTGGCTGTGGCCAAGGAGATACCACTGTTGCCCTTGCTGATGCAGTTGGTGAACACGGTCACATACTAGCAATTGATATTGCACCGCGTAATTATGGTGAGCCTGTGACACTCGGCGAAGCTACCGATACGATAAAACAATCAGCACTAGGTGAACGTATTACTTTCCAATTTGAAACAGACTTTTTAAACCTTGAATTATCCGAGTCCTATGATGTGGTTGTACTATCGCATTGTTCTTGGTATTTTAAAAACCCTGATATGCTTTTACACTATTTCAAAAAAATAAAAACATTGGCAAAACGTATTTGTTTTGCTGAATGGGATTTAGACTACACCCTTATTCCGCAACGTGCTCATTTTTGTGCAGCAAATATTTTAGCTTTATATGCTGCGTTTTATGAAGACGACGGCAATATTCAAAATTTATTTCATAAAACACAAATAAAACACTTGTTAATCGATGCAGGTTTTACAATGGCGCACGAACAAACTGTTGATGCGACCTATTTACAAGATGGTGGCTGGGAAATCGATTTTGCCAATTATGTATTAGAACAGTTCAAACAAACCCCAACACCTATTCACACATTAGTCCAAAGCTTTGCGCATTTAATGAATGATCAAACAACTGGAATTTTATCGTTAAATAGTTTTGTAATTAGTGCACATTCATAATTTATCTTTTTAAAATAGAAACACCACGTTCAGTCGTATTATTGAACGTGGTGTTTTTTAGTTTCCTTCATTTTCAACCAATGCCTCGTTAATTTCGGCTAATACATCGCCAGCAGTACCTTCAATTACAAGATCAAACTGCCGATTATTTCCTGTGATATCTAAATTTATATACACTAATTTTCCTCGTGCCATCTTTGGTAATTGATTGACAGGATACACTTCCAAACTTGTTCCGATCACGATTACTAAATCTGCATTTTGTATTTCGTTGAGTGCTTGATTCCATGCTTCTTGTGGTAAAGCTTCACCGAATAACACCACATTTGGACGAAGCTTGCCTAGACAATAAACACAAACCGAGTCATTCATAAATTGCTCTTTTGTATGCGGTTTATTACAATCATTACAGCGAAATGTCACGATATTCCCATGTAATTCTGCTACTTCCTCGCTACCTGCTACTTGATGAAACTGATCTACATTTTGTGTTGCAACCAGTGAAACAAGCCCTCTTCTTTCCCAGTCTGCTAAAATTACATGTCCTTGATGTGGAAAGCAATTCAATAACGCTTCAAGTCGCATTTTATAAAAATTTCGGAACACCTCATAATCATTTTCTAAGCTTTCAACCGAGGCAACTGTTCGTGGATCAATCGTTTGCCACAAACCCGATTGCGATCGAAAGTCGGGAATACCAGATTCAGTCGACATACCCGCGCCCGTTAAAACTACCGTTGATGTAGATTGTTTTATCCAATCAACTAGTGTGAAAATTGCCATGAACATCTCTCCTTCAAACTGCTATTTACTGTTCATATCATACCAAATTTCACCATATGCAATCGACAAATTCCAATTATTCATTGGCAACTTCTAAAAGGGTATTCGTTAATAAAGCAAATCGTTCAACTAAATGCGCTCGTAATATATGCTCATGTTCTGCATGAATACCATCCCCAACTAGTCCGAGTCCATCAAGTGTTGGCGTATAAAGTGCTGTAAAATTCCCATCACTTGCCCCACCCACAACTGCTTCATCCACTTCGAAGCCAATTTCTTCTGCTTCTTCTTGTGCGATTTCAAAAAGTTCTTCACTTGCTTCATCTCGTTCCATTGGTGGACGGTTAATGCCTCCATCAATATCGATTTCAGTTCGACGATCATTCGGTTGCAATTGTTCAAAATAAGTATCAATGCGTTCTTGTTCTTCTTTTGTTACTGAGCGTACATCGATGCCAATATGGGCTTCATCTGGAATAACATTTAGTTTTCCTCCGCCTTGCACCATACCGACATTAAGTGTGGTTCCTTTCTCAAAATCATTTAACGCTTCAATATTTAATATTTGACGCGCTGCTTCTGTAATGGCACTCACACCGTCACGAGGATTATTCCCAGCATGTGATGCAAGTCCCTTGATATTCAACAAATAGCGTGAAGTCCCTTTCCGAGCAATTTTCAATTCACCGGATATGGTGACAGCAGGTTCTAAAATAAAGGCAGCACAGGACTTTTTAGCTTCTTCTTCGATTAATGCACGTGAAGTAGGACTCCCGATTTCTTCATCACTATTAAGGAAAAACACGACACGTCGTTTCAATGGAATATTAAATTTTTGTACATATTTAAAAAACCAAATCGCACTGACTAAACCGGATTTCATATCTAATATCCCCGGTCCAAAAATTTTATCTTCTTCGATTCTAAATGGTAGTGCCCCTTCATCCCAAACCGTATCATAATGCCCAATCATAAGAATTTGCTCGGTTCCTTCTCCGATTTCGAATCGTAAATGATTGCCATTATGCTCCATTGCATATTCATTCGCCTTCACATGAAAATAGTCAAAAAACATGGATTGAAGCACTTCTTTACATATATCTAATAATTCCTTTTTTTGTGAAGGAGAATCAGCTAAAACTAGCCGTTTAATATCTTGAATAATATCTTGTTCATGTTCTTTAAAATACTCCGTAGCTTCCATTTTATTCGCCTCCTTCCTGCACTTTACCCAAAATTGTGTAAAAAAAATGCCTAAGTGACATTCACTTAAACATTTATTGCATTTGATTTTTTGCCACCAGATATTGATAAATAGGCGACGAAAACTAACATGAGCATGATTCCAACGAGCTGCCACTGGAATATAACAGAACCTAACCAAACAACTGATATTAACATTGCCGTTAGTGGTTCAAAGCTCGATAAAATACTCGTTTCAACAGGCGTTATGTATTTCAAACTCGTTAAAAACAAAATATAAGCGATTGACCCAAAAATACTAATACCAAAAATTAATGATGTATTTAGTGGATCGGCCAGCAATTGCCATTGTTCAAGTTGCCACACTTTCCCCATAACACAAAAAATGATTCCACTTAAAATCATGCCCCATCCAATGATCATGATTACGCCAATTTCTTTCATTAAGCGTGCTGGATATAGTGTATAAAATGCATAGGTCAGTCCTAGGAACACACCCCAGATAAGCGCATCTCCACCAACTAATAAAGATGAAAATGAACCATTTGTTAACAATAAATATAATCCCACTAAGGTCCCCACAATTCCAATAACTTGGGACTTTGGTGGCCAAGCTTTATGAAGTACTGATACATAAATAACAATAAAGATGGGTGCTAAAAATTGAAGTAGTGTGGCAACTATGGCATTACTTACTTCAATGGATTTTACGAATGTATACTGTAAGCCAACCATCCCCAAAACACTAAAAATTACAAGTTGCGTCGCAAAATAACGGCTTCTCCATATTAAAAAAATATCTTTCTTTTGGCTCATTAACAGTCCGAGTATAAAAATACCTGCAATGATTAGTCTTACTGCAAGCATAAATTCTGCAGTCATCTTTGAATAATCAAGTAGCAATTCCATCATTGGGCCAGTTGCTCCCCAAAGCATGGAGCCCGTGATAATCATAACAATTCCCCTCAATCGTCCCACAAAAACTGTCCTTCTTTCTTACATAGGTTAAAGGAAATTTTAGCATGTATTGAGGGATTGTTATAGATCATTTTTTATTTATTTCAATCCAACCACTTTCTTTAATGGTCACACGTTTTGAAGCATACTTAGGTGGATCATAAGAATAAATGATTTTATCTTGATTATCCTTTACGACATATACATTTAAAAACTGAATTTCGTTAATCAATTGCCGAATATTTTCTTGCTTATATGCTTCATTTTTTTCATTTAATAACATTAATAGTTCATTTTTAATATTCAAAACGTCTTTTTCATTAGCTTTGCGAATAACGCTTTTTGGCATGTTTAATAATTCGTCGATTCTTAGCAAATTTTGTTCCATACATAAGTTCTCCCCTTCTAATGAGACAAGTTCTTTTACTTGTTCGTCAAGTACGGCTATATATTTATGTATTACCTAATTTCAATAAATTAACCCTCAAATTACCGAAAATCCTAAATAATAAATTTGAAAAAATGGCAAAATAAAGGCTCATCACCATAAGTTGGGGATGACATAATTTTAGGATTCAAAGTGATTCCTTTTTAATATAGTCCGTTCTGCTACGCTTCGGGGGACGCTTTCCTGGGGGCGTGGCTCCATCTAACTTGTTACTTGCCTCTACGGCGGCAAGCAACAAGTGGATATTCCGCGCACGCTTAATCCCCAAGGGGACACGTACCACGTGGCCATAATGCTGTCATGCCTTAGCCCGCCAATAGCTAGACAAACTGATAAAACAATAATCAACCCCATGTTACGGTGATGAACCATTATAAATTATAAAACTAGTAGTTCATCACCATAAGTCGTGGACGAAATAATCTCTTTACCTGGATAAAGTACCTATTCATTCATTAAACGTTTTAAAAATGAGGCAATCTGTTGTATCGTTTTTTCAATCTCATCTTGAAAGATTTCATTATGTGTAAAGTAACTATGGACGATTCCTAGCATAATTGTTCTTTCTGTTTCAATTCCCGCGTGTATTAAACGGTCTCCATATTCAATTGCTTCATCTCGCAAAACATCGTTTTCAGCTACAAAAATGCATGCTGGTGGTAAAAATGAATAATCTTGAAGCTGAAGCGGTGCGAGTAATGGATTTTTAGTATCCTCTTCATGCTGAATATAATAATCG includes these proteins:
- the guaC gene encoding GMP reductase, yielding MDTVFDYEDIQLVPAKCIVKSRTECDATVTLGGHTFKLPVVPANMQTIIDENVAEKLAAGGYFYIMHRFNPETRVQFIRDMQAKGYIASISVGVKDEEYTFIEQLKDEQLTPEFITIDIAHGHSNQVIDMIGHIKKHLPNSFVIAGNVGTPEAVRELENAGADATKVGIGPGKVCITKIKTGFGTGGWQLAALRWCAKAASKPIIADGGIRTNGDIAKSVRFGATMVMIGSLFAGHDESPGKTVDVDGKKMKEYFGSASEFQKGERKNVEGKKMYVDYKGSLMDTLTEMEQDLQSSISYAGGKTLASIRTVDYVVVKNSIFNGDRI
- a CDS encoding cyclopropane-fatty-acyl-phospholipid synthase family protein, producing the protein MDNLLQCMKIVGDDTIQRTQLKHRLQLVKAFEIEKGMKVLEIGCGQGDTTVALADAVGEHGHILAIDIAPRNYGEPVTLGEATDTIKQSALGERITFQFETDFLNLELSESYDVVVLSHCSWYFKNPDMLLHYFKKIKTLAKRICFAEWDLDYTLIPQRAHFCAANILALYAAFYEDDGNIQNLFHKTQIKHLLIDAGFTMAHEQTVDATYLQDGGWEIDFANYVLEQFKQTPTPIHTLVQSFAHLMNDQTTGILSLNSFVISAHS
- a CDS encoding NAD-dependent deacylase, with translation MAIFTLVDWIKQSTSTVVLTGAGMSTESGIPDFRSQSGLWQTIDPRTVASVESLENDYEVFRNFYKMRLEALLNCFPHQGHVILADWERRGLVSLVATQNVDQFHQVAGSEEVAELHGNIVTFRCNDCNKPHTKEQFMNDSVCVYCLGKLRPNVVLFGEALPQEAWNQALNEIQNADLVIVIGTSLEVYPVNQLPKMARGKLVYINLDITGNNRQFDLVIEGTAGDVLAEINEALVENEGN
- a CDS encoding M20 family metallopeptidase, whose protein sequence is MEATEYFKEHEQDIIQDIKRLVLADSPSQKKELLDICKEVLQSMFFDYFHVKANEYAMEHNGNHLRFEIGEGTEQILMIGHYDTVWDEGALPFRIEEDKIFGPGILDMKSGLVSAIWFFKYVQKFNIPLKRRVVFFLNSDEEIGSPTSRALIEEEAKKSCAAFILEPAVTISGELKIARKGTSRYLLNIKGLASHAGNNPRDGVSAITEAARQILNIEALNDFEKGTTLNVGMVQGGGKLNVIPDEAHIGIDVRSVTKEEQERIDTYFEQLQPNDRRTEIDIDGGINRPPMERDEASEELFEIAQEEAEEIGFEVDEAVVGGASDGNFTALYTPTLDGLGLVGDGIHAEHEHILRAHLVERFALLTNTLLEVANE
- a CDS encoding DMT family transporter; amino-acid sequence: MGRLRGIVMIITGSMLWGATGPMMELLLDYSKMTAEFMLAVRLIIAGIFILGLLMSQKKDIFLIWRSRYFATQLVIFSVLGMVGLQYTFVKSIEVSNAIVATLLQFLAPIFIVIYVSVLHKAWPPKSQVIGIVGTLVGLYLLLTNGSFSSLLVGGDALIWGVFLGLTYAFYTLYPARLMKEIGVIMIIGWGMILSGIIFCVMGKVWQLEQWQLLADPLNTSLIFGISIFGSIAYILFLTSLKYITPVETSILSSFEPLTAMLISVVWLGSVIFQWQLVGIMLMLVFVAYLSISGGKKSNAINV
- a CDS encoding cytosine deaminase, which translates into the protein MEQNLLRIDELLNMPKSVIRKANEKDVLNIKNELLMLLNEKNEAYKQENIRQLINEIQFLNVYVVKDNQDKIIYSYDPPKYASKRVTIKESGWIEINKK